From Hyalangium minutum:
GATTTCATGATGCTGCGGCAGCCCGTTGGGGCCAGATTCATCAGTACACAGGATATTAAGGCATGCGGTCAACATACAAACCAGGTTCAATCTTGAGAATTCCCCTGGCAGACGGTTCCTTCGCCTATGGCAGGGTGCTTGAACCGCCGTTTGATGCCTTCTACAACTACAGAACTACCAACCCGGATTCGGACTTGGAGAGGATCGCATCTAAGCCCATCCTTTTCAGAATTGTCGTCCACTCTCCATACCCGAAGTCATGGGAAGTCATGGGGTGGAGAGAGATCGAAGAACATCTGACTCAGCCTGTTGTTCAATTCAGCATGGAGGTGGGTCCGTTCCGCCGCTGTACGATCTTCGATAGTCTTGGCAATGAGAGGGAAGCGACCCCCAAAGAATGCATTGGGATTGAGCCAGCGACTGTTTGGGAACCGCACGGTGTCGAAAAACGTCTGCTTGATGCATTCATGGGACGTCCCAACGCAGTCCTAGAGCGCATCAAGAGGGAATTGGAGCAGTAAAGCGCCGCCGCTGCGCAACCGGCGCGGAGACCGGCGGGGGCTGACCGAGCACTTCGTGCGGAAGCATGCGCCGTGGGGGCAGACGCCGAAGTTCACGCCGGCGGCGTGGGCGCGGCTTCAGCGACACACCTGGCCGGGCAACGTCCGAGAACTGCGCAACGTGGTGCGCCGCGCCCTGTTCGAGCGCAAGGGCCCCAAGGTGGACACCGGGGACATCTCCTTCGAGGAGGCCTATCACCGCGCCCCCGAGGTCAGGAACCTCGAGTCCCTCGAGCTGCCCGCCGGTGTCACGCTGGAGCCGATGATGGCGCGGCTGGAGCGGCAGTTCATCGAGAGCGCGCTGCGCCGCTGCCAGTACCACAAGGAGCGCACCGCCAAGGAGCTGGGCCTGGCCCGCTCTTCGCTCTTCAAGCGGCTCAAGCAGTGAGGCCTGAGCTCAGGCGAGGAGGGTTGACTGTCACCGCCCACTCGCTGAGGCGCGCCTCCGGGCGCACTCGCTAACGCTCTGCTCGGGGCGCACTGTGCGGGCGCGGGCGATGGTAGCGTGCCCATCCAGGAGGTTACGCACCATTGCCCCAACCTGATAGATTGTTCCTCGCGCTGGCGTTTGTATGGGCCGCTGTCGCGCGGGGAGAAGCGGATCCGAGTCGAGCGAAGCGAGAACGAGCCGTCACAGTCGCCGGCACT
This genomic window contains:
- a CDS encoding helix-turn-helix domain-containing protein, whose protein sequence is MRKHAPWGQTPKFTPAAWARLQRHTWPGNVRELRNVVRRALFERKGPKVDTGDISFEEAYHRAPEVRNLESLELPAGVTLEPMMARLERQFIESALRRCQYHKERTAKELGLARSSLFKRLKQ
- a CDS encoding Imm26 family immunity protein, producing MRSTYKPGSILRIPLADGSFAYGRVLEPPFDAFYNYRTTNPDSDLERIASKPILFRIVVHSPYPKSWEVMGWREIEEHLTQPVVQFSMEVGPFRRCTIFDSLGNEREATPKECIGIEPATVWEPHGVEKRLLDAFMGRPNAVLERIKRELEQ